A single genomic interval of Candidatus Aegiribacteria sp. harbors:
- a CDS encoding T9SS type A sorting domain-containing protein: MLNQARSISFIIFLLLTLTSVSLGQPDTLWTRYYDRGVWESPNSIVSTQDGGVVIGGSIGNSYSERTFWLFKADSLGNMLWEHTYQPNISIFNRASIEDVLLLEDGRLLLSGYAYPDDETDIRIIMTDDSGIALWEKLIGIPVQGEFVYGSDHTLDGGFIFAGGQGYWLDNVVLLLKTDSLGNVEWESTYDINQDDFARSVHQTSDGGFIVGASTMFPDYNYVCCVLKTDSAGELEWQSVFDFGFGLSFVRDIHETADGGFIGITGEMSTDDTVVFKLDAIGNMLWDSRLDIGQTVEFLETSDGGHIHTGWTFNRHNNEIFLMKTDSFGNVIWDMLIDNWEYVNVAVFDICSTFDGGYFVSSLVQMKPATGDTWLLRFGPCTYIEGEVLPEGDALSCSCLPNPFTSLVTVRYNLQDLSNVNISVYDLSGHIVDSWEISQQSRGEHSFAWIPDNTLSTGCYTVVVEACGLRTTELCIRIR, encoded by the coding sequence ATGCTAAATCAAGCACGTTCCATTTCCTTCATCATTTTTTTACTACTTACTCTGACTTCCGTATCCCTCGGCCAGCCGGACACTCTCTGGACCAGGTACTACGACAGGGGTGTATGGGAATCTCCGAACAGTATTGTCTCCACACAGGACGGCGGAGTAGTCATCGGCGGTAGTATAGGGAATAGTTATTCCGAAAGGACTTTCTGGCTTTTCAAGGCGGATTCACTGGGCAACATGCTCTGGGAACACACATACCAGCCAAACATTTCCATCTTCAATAGGGCCAGTATCGAGGATGTCCTACTCCTTGAGGACGGCCGCCTCCTTCTTTCAGGTTATGCCTACCCGGATGATGAAACAGACATCAGGATAATAATGACAGACGATTCAGGCATAGCGCTGTGGGAGAAACTGATCGGAATTCCCGTTCAGGGGGAGTTTGTTTACGGCTCCGATCACACACTGGACGGTGGATTCATCTTCGCAGGAGGCCAGGGCTATTGGTTAGATAATGTGGTACTTCTGCTGAAGACAGATTCCCTTGGCAACGTTGAATGGGAATCCACTTATGACATCAACCAGGATGATTTCGCTCGTTCGGTACACCAGACCTCGGACGGCGGATTCATCGTTGGAGCATCGACGATGTTTCCAGATTACAACTACGTCTGCTGCGTACTGAAAACGGATTCTGCCGGAGAGCTGGAATGGCAGTCGGTATTCGACTTCGGCTTCGGCTTGTCGTTTGTACGGGACATACATGAGACCGCAGACGGCGGATTCATAGGAATCACCGGAGAGATGAGCACTGACGATACGGTAGTATTCAAGCTGGATGCCATTGGTAACATGCTCTGGGACTCGCGACTGGATATTGGGCAGACCGTGGAATTCCTGGAGACATCTGATGGAGGTCACATACATACGGGGTGGACCTTTAACCGACATAACAATGAAATATTTCTTATGAAGACGGACAGTTTTGGGAATGTAATATGGGACATGCTCATTGACAATTGGGAATATGTCAATGTCGCTGTTTTTGATATTTGTTCCACGTTCGATGGTGGGTATTTCGTTTCCAGCCTTGTGCAAATGAAACCCGCAACCGGTGACACCTGGCTGCTTCGATTCGGCCCGTGCACCTACATTGAAGGCGAGGTATTGCCGGAGGGTGATGCTTTATCCTGCAGCTGCCTTCCAAATCCCTTTACATCATTGGTTACGGTACGTTACAACCTCCAGGATCTTTCGAATGTGAATATCTCCGTCTACGACCTTTCAGGACATATCGTAGACTCGTGGGAGATTTCCCAGCAATCCCGTGGTGAACACAGCTTCGCATGGATACCTGATAATACGCTATCCACAGGCTGTTACACGGTTGTGGTGGAGGCCTGCGGCTTGCGGACCACGGAACTCTGCATCAGGATCAGGTAA
- a CDS encoding dihydroorotate dehydrogenase, which translates to MNKTGKWTFWNREFDSPILLASGTAGFGLELMEQGFLDGAAAVISKATTLKPREGNQPPRIVETRFGLLNSIGLANPGVDEVLEILLPKAAGLPCPLIVNVAGETVEEFPAVIEKLEQSTVPFGYEVNVSCPNVAAGGVAFGASPEIVERISSLVKSVSSRPFSVKLTPNEGSITDSAMAAEAGGADAVTVCNTFLGMKIDWQTGKALLKRKVGGYSSPALLPLTVARVFITREAIGIPVLASGGVSCAGDILELLAAGAAMVQVGTWLMRRPNAAYELMKDIIRLMEGDSD; encoded by the coding sequence ATGAATAAAACGGGTAAATGGACTTTCTGGAACAGAGAATTCGATTCCCCTATTCTTCTTGCATCCGGTACTGCGGGATTTGGACTCGAGCTGATGGAACAGGGTTTTCTTGATGGAGCGGCTGCAGTCATATCCAAGGCGACAACTCTGAAGCCACGTGAAGGGAACCAGCCGCCAAGAATAGTCGAGACAAGATTCGGCCTGCTCAATTCAATAGGGCTTGCGAATCCCGGTGTCGATGAAGTATTGGAGATACTCCTCCCAAAGGCAGCAGGCCTGCCATGCCCTTTGATAGTAAATGTAGCCGGTGAAACTGTTGAGGAATTCCCGGCAGTCATAGAAAAATTGGAGCAGTCTACGGTTCCCTTCGGATATGAAGTAAATGTATCTTGCCCCAATGTTGCTGCCGGAGGTGTCGCTTTCGGAGCTTCACCTGAGATTGTCGAGAGGATTTCATCCCTTGTAAAAAGCGTTTCTTCCAGACCCTTCAGTGTAAAACTTACTCCAAACGAGGGCAGCATTACAGATTCAGCAATGGCTGCAGAAGCAGGAGGAGCAGACGCCGTGACGGTCTGTAATACATTTCTCGGCATGAAGATAGACTGGCAGACAGGAAAAGCTCTTTTGAAACGGAAGGTTGGCGGTTACTCGTCACCCGCATTGCTTCCATTGACGGTGGCTAGGGTATTTATAACCAGAGAAGCGATTGGAATACCGGTTCTTGCGTCTGGCGGTGTCAGCTGTGCCGGGGATATACTTGAACTGCTTGCAGCCGGAGCTGCCATGGTTCAGGTTGGAACATGGCTCATGAGAAGACCAAACGCGGCATATGAACTCATGAAAGATATCATTCGGCTTATGGAAGGTGATTCTGACTGA
- a CDS encoding septal ring lytic transglycosylase RlpA family protein: MKLIVSLILISLLLSGCGLISTPVYRSGGISASGAVAGFRARGVASYYGSGFHGNLTANGETFDMNAMTCAHLTLPFDTVLRVTNLDNNRQVTVRVNDRGPYVGGRVIDLSKAAAEELGMLESGIANVLLNVIN, translated from the coding sequence CTGAAACTGATAGTTTCGCTTATCCTGATTTCTCTTCTTCTGTCAGGTTGTGGATTGATATCCACTCCGGTCTACCGTTCGGGGGGTATTTCAGCTTCAGGGGCAGTAGCAGGATTCCGTGCTCGTGGTGTTGCCTCCTACTACGGTTCGGGATTTCATGGCAACCTGACCGCGAATGGTGAAACATTCGATATGAATGCCATGACATGTGCTCATCTTACGCTTCCTTTCGACACAGTACTTCGAGTAACCAATCTGGATAATAATCGGCAGGTAACAGTCAGGGTGAACGACAGAGGTCCGTATGTTGGCGGACGAGTAATAGACCTTTCAAAAGCAGCTGCTGAAGAGCTTGGAATGCTCGAATCGGGCATTGCGAATGTTCTTCTTAACGTGATAAATTAA
- a CDS encoding methionine biosynthesis protein MetW has translation MAEAKKPGDRGRGIIQEVFGRIPLPAKCESFDPTYDKYWENRISDDIYTEPARRRAEGIKDFISSGDSILDVGCGTGETLEYLLETRKIEGSGLDISDTALEFVSSKGFNTLNIDLSDENTELDSVYDHIILFEVAEHVINTEILMKKLKGKYRKGFYVSTPNLGYIAHRFRLLFGRFPLTYISDPREHVRYWTVKDFLDWSDWLGFKRPQVLGLRGKIKVFGLPARWPSLWASEVVYRFTP, from the coding sequence ATGGCCGAAGCGAAGAAGCCCGGAGACAGAGGGAGAGGGATCATTCAGGAGGTGTTCGGAAGAATACCCCTTCCTGCTAAGTGCGAATCATTTGATCCAACCTACGATAAGTACTGGGAAAACAGAATATCCGATGATATCTATACTGAACCTGCTCGAAGAAGGGCTGAAGGTATTAAGGATTTTATCAGCAGCGGAGATTCCATTCTTGATGTTGGATGCGGGACAGGTGAGACTCTTGAATACCTCCTGGAAACCCGGAAAATAGAAGGATCAGGATTGGATATTTCAGATACGGCCCTTGAATTTGTATCCTCAAAAGGATTCAACACTCTGAATATCGATCTGTCTGATGAAAATACAGAATTGGATTCAGTTTACGATCATATCATATTGTTCGAGGTTGCTGAACATGTCATTAATACGGAAATATTGATGAAGAAGCTGAAAGGTAAATACAGAAAAGGCTTCTATGTATCAACCCCAAATCTTGGATATATCGCACATCGCTTCAGATTGCTATTCGGGAGATTTCCACTTACTTACATTTCCGACCCCAGGGAGCATGTCCGATACTGGACAGTTAAGGACTTCCTCGATTGGTCAGACTGGCTGGGATTCAAAAGACCTCAGGTTCTAGGACTCAGAGGCAAGATTAAAGTGTTTGGACTTCCAGCAAGATGGCCTTCACTCTGGGCAAGTGAAGTTGTATACAGGTTCACGCCTTAA
- the pyrF gene encoding orotidine-5'-phosphate decarboxylase, producing the protein MSETRLYIAVTSREMEDRKVFLEKLKGLQVGIKVGLELFVKEGPPLVREISESGFPLFLDLKFHDIPFTVAGAVRSACRLKPELINIHASGGAVMMKAAAEAAEGNTRILAVTVLTSLSGDDLSFLGFNGSPMELVTKMAVSAKDAGLAGVVCSPVEAAAVREVAGPDFLIVTPGIRPSGAPSNDQKRVATPTDAILAGATSLVVGRPVTKADNPRKAARSILDEIAQALDKR; encoded by the coding sequence ATGAGTGAAACAAGGTTGTACATCGCTGTAACCAGCAGGGAGATGGAGGACAGAAAAGTTTTCCTGGAGAAGCTGAAAGGGCTTCAAGTAGGTATAAAAGTAGGGCTTGAACTGTTTGTTAAAGAGGGGCCCCCGCTTGTGCGGGAGATATCTGAATCCGGATTCCCGCTGTTTCTGGATCTGAAATTCCATGACATTCCCTTTACAGTGGCCGGAGCGGTCAGATCAGCATGCAGATTGAAACCTGAACTTATCAATATCCATGCTTCCGGAGGAGCTGTAATGATGAAAGCTGCTGCAGAGGCAGCTGAAGGGAATACCAGGATTCTTGCAGTAACAGTGCTTACGAGTCTGTCCGGTGATGACCTGTCATTTCTCGGATTTAACGGATCTCCGATGGAACTGGTAACGAAAATGGCTGTCTCTGCGAAAGATGCTGGTCTGGCAGGTGTCGTCTGTTCTCCGGTAGAGGCGGCTGCAGTACGAGAGGTCGCCGGACCTGATTTCCTGATAGTAACACCGGGAATAAGACCCTCAGGGGCACCTTCGAATGATCAAAAAAGAGTAGCAACTCCCACTGACGCGATTCTGGCAGGCGCAACTTCGCTGGTTGTCGGAAGACCGGTAACGAAGGCAGATAACCCGCGAAAGGCGGCAAGATCCATTCTGGATGAGATTGCTCAGGCTCTGGATAAGCGGTAA
- a CDS encoding transglycosylase domain-containing protein, with the protein MCGHNGFCLYHIRNSIRANVERGRFVRGGSTISMQLARNLFLEREKTYARKLQEVFLTWRLETYLSKNRILEIYANIVELGPDVFGFQDAARHYFSADLKELSTRQVAFLVSILPGPALYHRFHVNNNVPDYWEAYLDRLINISENRGWIHTDSAVHAIADSIVFIPCPEAL; encoded by the coding sequence ATGTGCGGACACAATGGTTTTTGTCTTTATCATATCAGAAATTCGATAAGAGCGAATGTGGAAAGAGGCAGATTCGTTAGAGGGGGTTCAACGATTTCCATGCAGCTTGCTCGTAATCTATTTCTGGAAAGAGAAAAGACTTATGCCAGGAAATTGCAGGAAGTCTTTCTGACATGGAGACTCGAAACTTATCTGTCGAAGAACAGAATACTTGAAATATATGCGAACATCGTTGAACTTGGACCGGACGTTTTTGGGTTTCAGGACGCCGCAAGGCATTACTTCAGTGCCGATTTGAAGGAGCTTTCCACAAGACAGGTGGCATTTCTTGTGTCCATCCTTCCAGGTCCGGCTCTGTATCATAGATTTCATGTGAACAACAATGTGCCTGATTACTGGGAAGCTTATCTGGACAGACTGATAAACATATCGGAGAACCGGGGCTGGATACATACTGATTCGGCTGTTCATGCGATCGCGGATTCAATAGTTTTCATTCCATGTCCGGAGGCTCTCTAA
- a CDS encoding thymidine phosphorylase yields MQIIDLISATRDGREVTRQDLYDFTSSVASGEIPDYQVSAWLMAAYLKGLSTAETISLTLAMRDSGKVLQWEDGLPLADKHSTGGVGDKISLVLAPLAAAAGLRIPMISGRSLGHTGGTLDKLESIPGMNVNIQIGRFMKLVEENGVAMTGQSEDLAPADRRLYALRDATATVTSIPLICASILSKKLAENTDILVFDIKIGNGAFMKTEEQGTELALALIDIAKEAGVRVEAFLTGMDLPLGLKTGNALEVQEALEVLRGEGPQDIRELSIRLVASMLLQANPEKYSELADAVEYCGRILDNGNAFARFILMVEAQGGDISAFELLPEAPVIFEIAAGRSGFWNGVDALVLGEVVRGLGGGRYSIDQKINPSVGWEQIIPGGIDIRNGEAIGLIHAEDQESAYDASISIIEAFIWDQPVQPLIRKVI; encoded by the coding sequence ATGCAGATCATAGATTTAATCTCTGCCACAAGAGACGGCAGAGAAGTAACGCGGCAGGATCTTTACGACTTTACCTCTTCTGTTGCTTCAGGGGAAATTCCCGATTATCAGGTTTCCGCATGGTTAATGGCTGCATATCTGAAAGGTCTTTCCACGGCTGAAACCATATCTCTCACCCTTGCAATGAGGGATAGTGGAAAAGTTCTTCAATGGGAAGATGGTCTCCCGCTTGCCGATAAACACAGCACAGGAGGAGTCGGTGACAAGATTTCTCTTGTCCTTGCGCCTCTTGCTGCAGCCGCAGGTTTGAGGATACCCATGATAAGCGGAAGAAGCCTGGGTCATACAGGCGGAACGCTTGACAAACTTGAGTCAATTCCCGGAATGAATGTTAATATTCAAATAGGTCGGTTCATGAAACTGGTAGAGGAGAACGGAGTAGCAATGACAGGTCAATCGGAAGACCTGGCTCCAGCAGATAGAAGACTTTACGCTTTGAGAGATGCAACCGCTACAGTTACATCTATTCCACTTATATGCGCCAGTATACTCAGCAAAAAACTTGCTGAGAATACGGACATTCTGGTCTTTGATATCAAGATTGGAAATGGAGCCTTCATGAAAACCGAGGAGCAGGGAACAGAACTTGCACTGGCTCTTATAGATATCGCGAAGGAGGCTGGTGTACGAGTCGAAGCATTTCTCACAGGAATGGACTTACCGCTCGGTTTGAAAACCGGTAATGCTCTGGAGGTTCAGGAAGCTCTTGAAGTTCTCAGAGGAGAGGGACCTCAGGATATTCGTGAATTATCAATTCGTCTTGTCGCTTCCATGCTTCTCCAGGCGAATCCGGAAAAATATTCTGAATTAGCGGATGCTGTTGAATACTGCGGGAGAATTCTTGACAATGGAAATGCATTTGCCAGATTTATTCTCATGGTTGAAGCACAGGGGGGAGATATCAGTGCTTTTGAATTGCTTCCGGAAGCTCCGGTAATATTTGAGATTGCTGCCGGACGATCAGGTTTCTGGAATGGTGTCGATGCTCTGGTGCTGGGTGAGGTTGTGCGCGGTCTTGGTGGCGGCAGATACAGTATTGATCAGAAGATTAATCCGAGTGTTGGGTGGGAACAGATCATTCCAGGCGGAATTGATATCAGGAATGGAGAGGCTATCGGATTAATTCACGCTGAAGATCAGGAATCCGCATATGATGCATCCATTTCTATAATCGAAGCATTTATCTGGGATCAGCCAGTTCAACCCCTTATCAGGAAAGTGATATGA
- a CDS encoding GspE/PulE family protein: protein MNILPNLDLNTLPKILNEAGILSENGLKRFARYDDVTDENTLKILVERGLVPEESLYTFLAGMLGLPYKVLDPLELDYQVVTELLPGAYAQKHHLVVFGEYDNVLMVATSNLTNPRPLEDLVHQLGRDIELHVGRPSEIARVIRQFYGLHGSITAAVKEMDSKDGIDLGNLERYVSSETSKKVEPTDSPIVNAVNHLLHYAFEERASDIHLEPHREGTVVRLRIDGVLHDIYKIPKKLHLPILSRIKMIAGLNIADKRRPQDGRIRTHFEGKPVEIRASTVPVAFGEKVVLRILDPAMLMQDLSLLGFTETDLVRYRKSIERPNGLILVTGPTGSGKTTTLYSSLITLATKEKNITTIEDPIEFVTNEFNQISVQPAIDLTFSTALKYILRQDPDIIMVGEIRDKETVQSAIRCALTGHLVLSTLHTNDSISAAIRLIDMGVEPYLLSTTLVAVIAQRLVRKICDKCSEEYTPSKLTRESIGLESGTNLKRGKGCRNCRGTGYHGRLAVFEVLEMTEEIRSAIAGMATIDDIKRIAVNQGMSTLHENVLSQVRLGITTPEEMLKITLGVE, encoded by the coding sequence ATGAATATACTGCCGAATCTGGACCTGAATACTCTGCCAAAGATACTTAATGAAGCTGGAATTCTATCCGAAAACGGACTGAAACGTTTTGCCAGATACGATGATGTTACTGATGAGAATACACTTAAAATCCTCGTTGAGCGGGGTCTTGTTCCTGAAGAATCACTTTATACTTTCCTGGCAGGAATGCTCGGATTGCCATATAAGGTTCTCGATCCGCTTGAGCTTGATTATCAGGTAGTAACCGAACTTCTTCCGGGAGCATATGCTCAGAAGCATCATCTTGTTGTTTTCGGAGAATACGACAACGTATTAATGGTTGCGACAAGCAATCTGACAAATCCAAGACCTCTTGAAGATCTTGTTCATCAGCTTGGCCGCGATATTGAACTCCACGTTGGAAGACCATCCGAAATAGCAAGAGTGATTCGGCAGTTTTACGGATTGCACGGTTCGATAACAGCCGCTGTCAAAGAGATGGATTCAAAAGACGGTATTGATCTCGGCAATCTCGAAAGATACGTTTCCAGTGAGACTTCAAAGAAAGTGGAGCCGACTGACAGCCCGATTGTTAACGCTGTCAATCATCTTCTTCACTATGCTTTCGAGGAACGCGCCAGCGATATACATCTTGAACCGCACAGAGAGGGTACAGTAGTCAGACTCCGGATTGACGGAGTTCTGCACGACATCTACAAAATCCCGAAGAAACTGCATCTGCCAATTCTTTCCAGAATTAAAATGATTGCCGGACTGAATATCGCCGATAAAAGAAGACCTCAGGACGGCAGAATCAGAACCCATTTCGAGGGGAAACCGGTTGAAATAAGAGCATCAACAGTTCCTGTGGCTTTCGGTGAGAAAGTAGTACTGAGAATCCTCGATCCGGCAATGCTGATGCAGGATCTATCGCTTCTTGGCTTCACGGAGACCGATCTGGTCAGATATAGAAAATCCATTGAAAGACCAAACGGACTGATTCTTGTTACCGGACCTACGGGAAGTGGAAAAACAACTACTCTTTATTCCTCACTGATAACACTTGCCACAAAAGAGAAGAACATAACTACAATAGAGGATCCAATTGAATTCGTTACAAACGAGTTCAATCAGATTTCAGTTCAACCTGCAATTGATCTGACTTTTTCTACTGCTTTGAAATACATTCTCAGGCAGGATCCTGACATTATCATGGTCGGGGAAATACGCGACAAAGAAACAGTCCAGAGCGCAATCCGCTGTGCGCTTACCGGTCACCTGGTTCTAAGCACTCTCCATACAAATGATTCGATTTCAGCTGCCATCAGGCTGATTGATATGGGTGTAGAACCGTATCTTCTTTCAACAACACTTGTCGCGGTAATTGCTCAAAGGCTTGTTCGGAAAATTTGTGATAAATGCTCTGAGGAATACACACCTTCAAAGCTGACAAGGGAATCAATTGGTCTGGAGAGTGGTACTAATCTAAAACGAGGCAAAGGCTGCCGGAATTGTCGCGGTACCGGATACCATGGACGCCTGGCTGTATTCGAAGTACTCGAGATGACTGAAGAAATACGGTCGGCAATAGCAGGAATGGCAACGATAGATGATATCAAAAGAATCGCAGTTAACCAGGGAATGTCCACACTTCATGAAAACGTTCTTTCCCAGGTCCGACTTGGTATTACTACACCGGAAGAGATGTTGAAGATTACATTGGGGGTTGAATGA
- a CDS encoding PBP1A family penicillin-binding protein, with translation MNKKLIAVLYWLSLAVIIGIFFSTGFALRVYGDCSSAFGDARGNLLVAGLRGHEPAAATQIYDSRNDLMATACVENRYPVLLEEVSPWVINGFIATEDRSFYEHSGISLRGIIRAAWVNTTTGSRQGASTITQQLSRGLFLVPDQTIQRKIQEAFIAMEIERQFEKNEILEMYLNQIYFGSGAYGIEAAARTYFGGTTSAELSLAQSAMLVRMVKNPSGFNPLRNPDRCLHQRNIALRVMASEGYITSDQAEDAISTSLTVNIHRPEVEQEWSYFSEYIRKYLVNRYGWSAVYEQGLRVHTTLDPDMQILAEQALDSVLTSMEPVWDSASGEFMNTGERLRFESSYAHWQAVQDSTSGAPDYIQGAIVAVDPQTGFVKAMVGGRDFRDSEFNRAVQARRQPGSAFKPFVYAEAIEQGWSPGSTILDQPVVVELSPGSWRPRNYDHTFHGMVTLRTALARSFNVSAVRLGMAVGVEAVAARARAMGIVSRIPVVNSLPLGSCMVNPLEMAQAYIPFATGGIARDAVAILRVEDRYGNVLEDNETPSAGRRVLSETGAYLISSILRSVLREGTGTGSRWYWGGPYSGRQAGGKTGTTSDYADAWFVGFTPDLVTSVWVGYDNHIVRMRLQNNRGQSGRDPFHEECFQR, from the coding sequence ATGAATAAGAAACTGATAGCTGTTCTCTACTGGCTATCTCTGGCTGTTATTATTGGTATTTTCTTCAGTACCGGATTTGCGCTCCGGGTTTATGGAGATTGCAGCTCCGCCTTTGGCGATGCTCGAGGTAATCTTCTTGTCGCCGGACTCAGGGGGCATGAGCCTGCCGCTGCAACTCAGATATACGACAGTAGAAATGATCTTATGGCTACCGCGTGTGTTGAGAACAGGTACCCGGTTTTACTGGAAGAAGTTTCACCCTGGGTGATAAACGGTTTCATCGCCACTGAAGACAGATCATTTTACGAGCATAGCGGTATCAGCCTCAGAGGAATTATCAGAGCCGCCTGGGTTAATACCACAACCGGTTCTCGCCAGGGCGCGAGTACAATTACACAGCAGCTTTCAAGAGGGCTGTTTCTTGTTCCTGATCAGACGATACAGAGAAAGATCCAGGAAGCGTTCATCGCAATGGAGATTGAACGACAATTTGAAAAGAACGAGATCCTGGAAATGTACCTCAATCAGATCTATTTCGGATCCGGGGCTTATGGAATAGAAGCCGCCGCGAGAACCTATTTTGGTGGGACTACATCGGCTGAACTGTCACTTGCACAGTCCGCCATGCTGGTGCGGATGGTCAAGAATCCCAGTGGATTCAATCCACTTCGAAATCCAGACAGGTGTCTTCATCAGAGAAATATTGCCCTGCGAGTCATGGCCAGCGAAGGATACATAACCTCGGATCAGGCGGAAGATGCCATTTCAACTTCTTTAACCGTTAATATCCATCGCCCTGAAGTGGAACAGGAATGGTCTTATTTCTCCGAGTATATCAGAAAATATCTCGTTAACCGATACGGATGGTCTGCTGTCTACGAACAGGGGCTCCGAGTTCATACAACACTCGATCCTGACATGCAGATACTTGCTGAACAGGCTCTTGACAGCGTTCTGACCTCAATGGAGCCGGTATGGGATTCTGCCTCAGGAGAGTTCATGAATACTGGAGAACGTCTCAGGTTCGAAAGCTCATATGCTCACTGGCAGGCTGTACAGGATTCTACTTCGGGAGCTCCTGATTATATCCAGGGAGCAATTGTCGCTGTTGATCCACAAACAGGATTTGTGAAGGCGATGGTTGGCGGGAGAGATTTCCGTGACAGTGAATTCAACCGTGCAGTCCAGGCCCGCCGTCAGCCTGGCAGCGCTTTCAAACCGTTCGTTTACGCTGAAGCCATCGAGCAGGGATGGTCTCCGGGAAGCACTATTCTTGACCAGCCTGTTGTTGTTGAATTGTCCCCGGGATCCTGGCGACCCAGGAATTATGACCATACTTTTCATGGTATGGTTACGCTTCGAACAGCGCTTGCCCGGTCTTTTAATGTTTCCGCTGTTCGTCTTGGAATGGCCGTGGGAGTAGAGGCTGTCGCAGCAAGAGCAAGAGCGATGGGAATCGTTTCAAGAATTCCAGTTGTGAATTCACTGCCTCTTGGCAGCTGCATGGTTAATCCACTGGAAATGGCACAGGCATACATTCCCTTTGCCACCGGAGGAATCGCAAGGGATGCTGTAGCTATACTCAGAGTTGAAGACAGATATGGTAATGTCCTTGAAGATAACGAGACGCCTTCAGCAGGCAGAAGAGTACTGTCTGAAACAGGCGCATACCTGATCAGTTCAATTCTGCGGTCTGTACTTCGTGAGGGAACCGGAACAGGAAGCAGGTGGTACTGGGGAGGACCTTATTCGGGTAGACAGGCCGGCGGGAAAACCGGAACTACCAGTGATTACGCTGATGCATGGTTTGTGGGATTTACACCTGATCTTGTCACGAGCGTGTGGGTGGGATACGATAACCATATTGTGAGGATGAGGCTGCAGAATAACAGAGGGCAATCCGGAAGGGACCCGTTTCATGAAGAATGTTTTCAGAGATAA